One region of Sulfurisphaera ohwakuensis genomic DNA includes:
- a CDS encoding PaREP1 family protein yields the protein MEELIKKAEEKGINVEDLIILALSKLDPNEGVKIRLELAEKYLSEAKDYLSKGDAIQASEKAYKTAEEIVKALAEKFNLPEYQQAIKEGRWYTYNLGHAAAKLSLKLGDWVKAGWNSAYVLHVWGFHEAKFDLDTVKIMISDIERMIREARKVILS from the coding sequence GTGGAGGAGCTTATTAAGAAAGCTGAGGAAAAAGGCATCAATGTTGAAGACTTAATAATTTTAGCACTATCTAAACTTGATCCAAACGAAGGAGTTAAAATAAGGTTAGAATTAGCTGAGAAGTATCTATCTGAGGCTAAGGATTATCTTTCTAAAGGAGATGCTATTCAAGCGTCTGAAAAGGCTTATAAGACAGCTGAAGAGATTGTCAAAGCGTTAGCTGAAAAATTCAACTTACCAGAATATCAACAAGCAATTAAAGAGGGGAGATGGTATACTTATAATCTTGGCCATGCTGCAGCAAAGCTATCTTTAAAACTAGGTGACTGGGTTAAAGCAGGATGGAATTCAGCTTATGTCTTACATGTTTGGGGATTTCATGAGGCTAAATTCGATTTGGATACTGTTAAAATAATGATCTCTGATATAGAACGAATGATAAGAGAGGCTAGAAAAGTCATTCTATCCTAA
- a CDS encoding integrase: MNPGPLPYQGGKDEEERRKISLVANLRQYATEGNLNDFRDYLLNEKKLDPATVQTRLLYLKPGKKITFNNQSVKSYRSFAKFLALHGIISEDFTNKILKEIKTVKTQSDLRVPTLEEVKKTLQLAKEYSENVYTVYSIALESGARLSEILKILKEPERDVCDVEATPATNNLESVYV; the protein is encoded by the coding sequence TTGAACCCGGGACCTTTGCCTTACCAGGGCGGTAAAGATGAGGAAGAACGTCGTAAAATATCGTTGGTTGCCAATTTACGTCAATATGCAACAGAAGGCAACCTAAACGATTTCCGCGATTATCTCTTAAACGAGAAGAAGTTAGACCCCGCAACTGTGCAAACTAGGTTACTTTACTTAAAGCCCGGTAAAAAGATAACGTTCAATAACCAGAGCGTTAAATCTTACCGCTCTTTCGCTAAGTTCTTAGCCTTACACGGAATAATAAGTGAAGATTTCACAAATAAAATATTGAAAGAGATAAAGACAGTGAAAACACAGAGCGATCTCAGAGTACCGACGTTAGAAGAGGTTAAGAAAACTCTGCAGTTAGCAAAGGAGTACAGCGAAAACGTATACACGGTCTATAGTATTGCTCTTGAATCCGGTGCAAGATTAAGCGAAATTCTCAAAATCTTAAAGGAACCGGAACGCGACGTTTGTGACGTGGAGGCCACCCCCGCCACCAATAATCTCGAAAGCGTTTACGTTTAA
- a CDS encoding type II toxin-antitoxin system RelE family toxin, whose translation MVCSSYRILVDLKNLVKKFSGSKYDAKKIRGILEELSRDPDSFDIRPLSGYNMCYRARKGDIRFIITIDRNLCCIIIWDADWRERIYEKLESICPNENEIRELLTQKCQ comes from the coding sequence ATGGTCTGTTCTTCTTATAGAATTCTGGTAGATCTTAAAAATCTTGTGAAGAAATTCTCTGGAAGCAAATATGATGCGAAGAAAATAAGGGGCATTCTTGAAGAGCTCAGCAGGGATCCAGACTCATTTGATATAAGACCGTTATCTGGTTATAACATGTGTTACAGGGCAAGAAAGGGAGATATAAGGTTCATAATAACTATAGATAGAAATTTATGTTGTATAATAATATGGGACGCTGACTGGAGGGAAAGGATTTATGAAAAATTAGAAAGTATTTGTCCTAACGAAAACGAAATAAGGGAACTTCTCACCCAAAAATGTCAGTGA
- a CDS encoding winged helix DNA-binding protein, which translates to MTDKEKRNVLTEIQQRVILAMEDEYMPVSKIIDLSGANSTAVLRAVDKLIKIGILEEKREETFPRRRLIRLTNKGRIIREKLREIYDLIDKGV; encoded by the coding sequence ATGACGGATAAGGAAAAGCGTAATGTATTGACGGAAATACAGCAGAGGGTAATTTTAGCTATGGAGGATGAATATATGCCCGTCTCAAAAATAATAGACTTAAGCGGGGCTAACTCTACTGCAGTTTTAAGGGCAGTAGACAAATTAATAAAGATAGGAATATTAGAGGAAAAGAGAGAAGAGACTTTCCCTAGAAGGAGGCTCATCCGATTAACGAATAAAGGGAGAATAATCAGAGAGAAGCTAAGGGAAATATACGATTTAATAGATAAGGGAGTTTAA
- a CDS encoding nucleotidyltransferase family protein, with protein sequence MKAVILAGGYGKRLRPLTDDKPKPLVEVAGKPIIEWQIHWLKSFGITSFFVLAGYKKEALIEWISKNQQRLNVSIATLTEEEPLGTGGAIRRLKDFINEDFIVINGDILTNIDISKMVLKDCIVAIALVPLRSPYGIVTIDENGKIIRFVEKPLLKEYWINAGVYKMKPEVFEYLPEKGDIEKITFPSLAEKGLLKGVTYENVYWRSIDTIKDYEEASVEVPEVFKKL encoded by the coding sequence ATGAAAGCTGTAATTTTAGCTGGAGGTTACGGTAAAAGATTAAGACCTTTAACCGATGATAAACCTAAACCTCTTGTTGAAGTTGCTGGTAAACCTATTATTGAATGGCAAATCCATTGGTTAAAGAGTTTTGGTATTACTTCTTTCTTTGTGTTAGCAGGTTACAAAAAAGAAGCTCTTATTGAATGGATTTCAAAAAACCAACAAAGACTTAATGTGTCAATTGCTACATTAACAGAAGAAGAACCATTAGGTACTGGTGGTGCTATAAGAAGACTTAAAGATTTCATAAACGAAGATTTTATAGTTATAAATGGTGATATACTTACTAACATTGATATTAGCAAGATGGTATTAAAAGATTGTATTGTAGCTATAGCCCTAGTTCCTTTAAGGAGTCCATATGGTATTGTAACTATAGATGAAAATGGAAAAATAATACGTTTTGTTGAAAAACCCTTATTAAAAGAATACTGGATAAATGCCGGTGTTTACAAGATGAAACCAGAGGTTTTCGAATATTTACCAGAAAAAGGGGATATTGAAAAAATAACATTTCCTTCTCTAGCTGAAAAAGGTTTACTTAAAGGAGTTACTTATGAAAACGTTTACTGGAGATCAATAGATACTATAAAAGATTACGAAGAAGCATCAGTAGAGGTACCAGAGGTATTTAAGAAGTTATGA
- a CDS encoding methylated-DNA--[protein]-cysteine S-methyltransferase, giving the protein MIVYGLYKSPFGPITVAKNEKGFVMLDFCDCAERSSLNNDYFTDFFYKLDLYFEGKKVDLTEPVDFKPFNEFRIRVFKEVMRIKWGEVRTYKQVADAVKTSPRAVGTALSKNNVLLIIPCHRVIGEKSLGGYSRGIELKRKLLELEGIDVTKLIENNNNRRE; this is encoded by the coding sequence ATGATAGTTTACGGTCTTTATAAAAGCCCTTTTGGTCCAATTACAGTAGCTAAAAATGAGAAAGGATTTGTTATGCTAGATTTTTGTGATTGTGCAGAAAGAAGCTCTCTAAATAATGATTATTTTACAGACTTCTTTTACAAATTAGATTTGTATTTTGAAGGGAAGAAGGTTGATTTAACTGAGCCTGTAGACTTTAAACCTTTTAATGAGTTTAGGATAAGAGTATTCAAAGAGGTAATGAGAATAAAGTGGGGTGAAGTAAGGACTTATAAGCAAGTAGCTGACGCTGTGAAGACATCACCTAGAGCTGTTGGTACCGCATTATCGAAAAATAATGTGCTATTAATAATACCATGTCATAGAGTTATTGGAGAAAAAAGCTTAGGTGGATACTCAAGAGGGATAGAATTAAAGAGAAAATTACTCGAATTGGAAGGAATAGATGTGACTAAATTAATAGAAAACAATAATAATAGGAGAGAATAA
- the thrS gene encoding threonine--tRNA ligase, translated as MEEYKGVWLKAGIIYALNLASNGFKPVEVGLGERDFYVDIESDTALTLDEAKKFATYNQYSYQLKDGYIEFNGNKIRVLGEPSSLEPKYFEILNISVHHPSPNVQYVRIRGVGFEKKEELDQYLKWLEEVSEYDHRIIGERLDLFSFPDETAPGLALFHYKGQIIRKELMRFMEEINESMGYQEVFTAEIYRSILWKTSGHYDYYKDKMVLFKMEDEELGLKPMNCPAHILIYKSKTRSYKDLPIRFSEFGLVFRWEKRGELYGLLRVRGFVQDDGHIFLTEDQIKDEVKMLVKKTIDVLSIFGFKGDDVRINLSTRPDESIGSDELWEKATNALVSALNELGIRYIVKEKEGAFYGPKIDFDIRDSLGRWWQLSTIQVDFNLPERFKLEYIDKDGSRKRPVMIHRAIYGSIERFMAILLEHFRGKLPTWLSPVQVRVLPISKDVEDYALNLLSKLKENRIRVELDMSDETLSKRIKKAYDEGVPYMIIIGKKEREEGKVTVRGRNNVEIRGVKFDNFLKALLEEIRNRDLNQSAINKLK; from the coding sequence ATGGAAGAGTATAAAGGAGTATGGCTGAAGGCTGGTATAATCTATGCCTTAAATTTGGCCTCAAATGGGTTTAAACCAGTAGAAGTCGGTTTAGGTGAGAGAGATTTTTATGTGGATATAGAAAGTGATACGGCATTAACATTAGATGAAGCTAAGAAATTTGCTACTTATAATCAATACTCCTATCAGTTGAAGGATGGATATATAGAATTTAATGGAAATAAGATTAGAGTGCTAGGAGAACCTTCAAGTTTAGAACCAAAATATTTTGAAATACTTAATATTTCAGTTCATCATCCTTCTCCTAATGTTCAATATGTTAGAATAAGAGGAGTTGGATTTGAGAAAAAAGAGGAATTAGATCAATATTTAAAGTGGCTAGAGGAGGTATCAGAATACGATCATAGGATAATAGGAGAAAGACTGGATTTATTCAGCTTTCCTGACGAGACTGCACCTGGTCTTGCGCTATTTCACTATAAAGGACAGATAATAAGGAAAGAATTGATGAGATTTATGGAAGAAATAAATGAAAGTATGGGTTATCAAGAAGTATTTACGGCAGAGATATATAGGTCGATTCTCTGGAAAACTAGTGGTCATTATGATTATTACAAGGACAAGATGGTTCTTTTCAAGATGGAGGATGAAGAACTAGGACTTAAGCCAATGAATTGTCCAGCCCATATCTTAATATATAAATCTAAAACGAGAAGTTATAAAGATTTACCTATAAGGTTTTCAGAGTTTGGATTGGTTTTTAGATGGGAGAAAAGAGGTGAGCTTTATGGATTACTAAGAGTTAGAGGATTTGTACAAGATGATGGGCATATATTCTTAACTGAAGATCAAATAAAAGATGAAGTGAAAATGTTAGTAAAGAAGACTATTGATGTTTTATCTATATTTGGATTTAAAGGTGATGATGTTAGGATTAATTTAAGTACAAGACCAGATGAAAGTATAGGAAGTGATGAATTATGGGAAAAGGCTACAAATGCTTTAGTTTCCGCCCTAAATGAGTTAGGAATAAGATATATTGTAAAAGAAAAAGAAGGAGCATTTTATGGTCCTAAAATAGATTTTGATATAAGGGATAGTTTAGGCAGATGGTGGCAGTTATCAACAATTCAAGTCGATTTCAATCTTCCAGAGAGGTTTAAGCTAGAATATATAGATAAAGACGGAAGTAGAAAAAGACCAGTTATGATACATAGAGCTATTTATGGTTCTATAGAAAGATTTATGGCAATTCTATTAGAACATTTCAGAGGAAAATTACCTACATGGCTCTCACCAGTTCAAGTCAGAGTATTACCAATAAGTAAAGATGTGGAGGATTACGCTCTAAATCTACTCTCTAAGCTAAAGGAAAATAGGATAAGAGTAGAACTAGACATGTCTGATGAGACTTTGTCAAAAAGGATTAAGAAGGCTTATGATGAAGGAGTCCCATATATGATAATAATAGGGAAGAAGGAGAGAGAAGAGGGGAAAGTAACTGTAAGAGGTAGGAATAATGTGGAAATAAGAGGAGTTAAGTTTGATAACTTTCTCAAAGCATTATTAGAAGAGATAAGAAATAGAGATTTGAACCAGAGTGCAATAAATAAATTAAAATGA